The following are encoded in a window of Lacinutrix sp. WUR7 genomic DNA:
- a CDS encoding MmcQ/YjbR family DNA-binding protein, which translates to MNIEQLRDYCLSKKGVTEHFPFDETTLVFKVQGKMFALTSLKAWESGTPSINLKCDPEYAQELRGTYQSIAPGYHMSKKHWNTIQLDQTELDSSFVIQLINHSYDLVVKGLSKKLRDSLN; encoded by the coding sequence ATGAACATAGAACAACTTCGGGACTATTGTTTAAGTAAAAAAGGAGTTACAGAACATTTTCCTTTTGATGAAACGACGCTTGTATTTAAAGTGCAAGGAAAAATGTTTGCTTTAACCTCTTTAAAAGCTTGGGAATCTGGTACACCATCTATAAACTTAAAATGTGATCCAGAGTATGCACAAGAACTTCGTGGAACATACCAAAGCATTGCCCCAGGATATCACATGAGCAAAAAACATTGGAATACCATTCAATTAGATCAAACCGAACTAGACTCTTCGTTTGTAATACAATTAATTAATCATTCGTATGATTTGGTAGTTAAAGGGTTATCCAAAAAACTTCGAGATTCTTTAAACTAA
- a CDS encoding DUF1272 domain-containing protein, translating to MLEIRPTCEHCNKSLPFYSKEAMICTFECTYCTACAKEVFKNICPNCGGNFTSRQFVQNIYYPNIQFQLQSFINLKT from the coding sequence ATGTTAGAAATAAGACCAACTTGCGAACATTGTAACAAATCATTGCCTTTTTATTCTAAAGAGGCAATGATTTGTACTTTTGAGTGTACCTATTGTACTGCTTGCGCAAAAGAAGTCTTTAAAAATATATGTCCAAATTGTGGAGGTAATTTTACGTCAAGACAATTCGTCCAGAACATTTATTATCCAAATATCCAGTTTCAACTACAGTCGTTCATAAACCTAAAGACATAG
- a CDS encoding aminopeptidase P family protein, whose translation MRYQPIPNTLFQKNRKHFISKMEPNTIAILTSNDVKHNNADDIMGFTQNNDLFYLSGIDQEETILVLYPDAHKKENKAILFVKETNEQIKIWDGEKLTKEQATEVSGISRVEWVQDFEMLLQYMAFEADGFYLGHNEYLKRATKDQETQQDRMIQWCKKKYPLHNYHRAAKITRDLRPVKSEVEIAQMQKAADISVVSFKRVLKSCTPNINEYELEAELIYNLVKSGATRHAFKPIVASGKNACALHYNANDAVCKDGEMILMDFGVCYANYNSDTTRCFPVNGKFSKRQKEVYSAVLHCLKEGSKLLKPGELPLDYEKSMASLVEAELIKLGLLDADAVANQDPEKPLYKKYFMHGTAHHIGLDVHDVGLYSRAIEVGMVLTCEPGIYIPEEGIGCRLENDYVITENGNRNLTAAMPIEIEEIEAIMNNGK comes from the coding sequence ATGAGATACCAACCAATTCCGAATACCTTATTCCAAAAAAACAGAAAGCATTTCATTTCTAAAATGGAACCAAATACTATTGCTATTCTTACTTCTAATGATGTCAAGCATAATAATGCCGATGATATCATGGGCTTTACACAAAACAATGATTTGTTTTATCTCTCTGGAATAGACCAAGAAGAAACCATTCTAGTTTTATATCCAGATGCGCATAAAAAAGAGAACAAGGCTATTTTGTTTGTCAAAGAAACCAATGAACAAATAAAAATTTGGGATGGTGAAAAACTAACCAAAGAACAAGCAACAGAGGTTTCTGGAATTTCTAGAGTAGAATGGGTGCAAGACTTCGAAATGCTTTTACAATACATGGCTTTTGAAGCAGATGGTTTTTATCTAGGGCATAATGAATATTTAAAACGCGCAACAAAAGATCAGGAAACACAGCAAGATAGAATGATACAATGGTGTAAAAAGAAATATCCTTTACATAATTATCATAGAGCTGCAAAGATTACTAGAGATCTACGTCCCGTAAAATCGGAAGTAGAAATTGCACAAATGCAAAAAGCGGCAGATATTAGCGTGGTTAGTTTTAAACGCGTTTTAAAATCGTGTACACCTAATATAAATGAATACGAGTTAGAAGCAGAGTTAATCTATAATTTAGTAAAATCTGGAGCAACAAGACACGCATTCAAACCTATTGTAGCTTCTGGTAAAAATGCTTGTGCATTGCATTATAATGCCAATGATGCTGTTTGTAAAGATGGTGAAATGATACTTATGGATTTTGGCGTTTGTTATGCAAATTATAATAGTGATACTACTAGGTGCTTTCCGGTAAATGGAAAATTCAGTAAAAGACAAAAAGAAGTATATAGTGCCGTTTTACATTGTTTAAAAGAAGGAAGTAAGCTTTTAAAACCAGGAGAGCTTCCATTAGATTATGAAAAAAGCATGGCAAGCTTAGTAGAAGCGGAGTTGATAAAACTAGGATTGTTAGACGCAGATGCGGTTGCTAATCAAGATCCCGAAAAACCTTTATATAAAAAATATTTCATGCATGGTACTGCACACCATATCGGATTAGACGTACATGATGTTGGCTTATATTCTCGCGCTATTGAAGTGGGAATGGTACTTACTTGCGAGCCTGGGATTTATATTCCAGAAGAAGGTATTGGTTGCCGATTAGAAAACGATTATGTAATTACAGAAAACGGAAATAGGAATTTAACAGCAGCAATGCCCATTGAAATAGAGGAGATTGAGGCTATAATGAATAATGGAAAATAA
- a CDS encoding DUF4230 domain-containing protein — MEAFLGIIIGILASLGVVTYFKSFKNKQLVNSQSLLLLDKVKTVCKFITVEGDFAEIYHYEDVKERFLKMVNSKKKALVIINAKAYVGYDLSKIQLEADNKNKRIILAHFPQPEVLSVETDLNYYDKKDGYFNKFEASDLTGLNQEAKQHILDKVPESGLIQAAQKEALQTISLMESIVETIGWKLDYSALKLEEAPVKKIEE; from the coding sequence ATGGAAGCCTTTTTAGGAATTATTATAGGAATATTAGCAAGTTTAGGTGTTGTTACTTATTTTAAATCGTTTAAAAATAAACAACTTGTAAACTCCCAATCTTTATTGTTATTAGATAAAGTAAAAACAGTTTGTAAATTTATTACTGTAGAAGGTGACTTCGCCGAAATTTACCATTACGAAGATGTGAAAGAACGTTTTTTGAAAATGGTAAATAGTAAGAAGAAAGCTCTGGTTATAATAAACGCTAAAGCATATGTTGGTTATGATTTAAGTAAAATTCAATTAGAAGCAGATAATAAAAACAAACGCATTATTCTAGCGCATTTTCCGCAGCCAGAAGTATTATCTGTAGAAACGGATTTAAATTATTACGATAAAAAAGACGGTTACTTTAATAAGTTTGAAGCTTCCGATTTAACCGGATTAAACCAAGAAGCGAAACAACATATTTTAGATAAAGTTCCAGAAAGTGGTTTAATACAAGCCGCACAAAAAGAAGCTTTACAAACCATTTCTTTAATGGAAAGTATTGTAGAAACTATTGGTTGGAAACTGGATTATTCCGCATTAAAATTAGAGGAAGCTCCGGTAAAGAAAATCGAAGAATAA
- a CDS encoding alkylphosphonate utilization protein, translated as MSLERELNKRADGKCELCQNEEHLQLYTLAPRKDQSLIETLTACKTCVDQIEDPESTDPNHWRCLNDSMWSEHQAVQVAAWRMLSRLRKEGWPQDLLDMMYLEEDVLEFAKSTGEGEDEEGKLIHRDVNGVVLETGDSVVLIKDLKIKGSSQVAKQGTAVRNIRLDRDNETYIEGKVGPTLTVIITEYVKKI; from the coding sequence ATGAGTTTAGAAAGAGAATTAAATAAACGCGCAGATGGTAAGTGTGAATTATGCCAAAATGAAGAGCATTTACAACTATATACTTTAGCGCCTAGAAAAGATCAAAGCCTTATAGAAACCCTTACCGCTTGCAAGACCTGCGTAGATCAAATAGAAGATCCAGAAAGCACAGACCCTAATCATTGGCGTTGCTTAAATGATAGCATGTGGAGCGAACACCAAGCCGTACAAGTTGCAGCATGGAGAATGTTATCCCGTTTAAGAAAAGAAGGATGGCCTCAAGATTTATTAGACATGATGTATCTAGAAGAAGATGTTTTAGAGTTTGCAAAATCTACAGGTGAAGGAGAAGACGAAGAAGGAAAACTAATTCACAGAGATGTAAATGGTGTTGTTCTAGAAACAGGAGATTCTGTAGTACTTATAAAAGATCTTAAAATAAAAGGATCTAGCCAAGTTGCTAAACAAGGAACTGCGGTTAGAAATATACGTTTAGATCGTGATAACGAAACCTATATTGAAGGTAAAGTTGGACCAACACTAACCGTTATTATTACAGAGTACGTAAAGAAAATATAG
- a CDS encoding DUF4407 domain-containing protein, with protein MLKQFFIICSGADTNILKDCSNGEQNKYAGIGATVFFTAIMAFTASSYALFTVFDNLYTAIFFGLIWGLLIFNLDRFIVSTIKKRDRFMDEFIQASPRIILAIIIAIVISKPLELKIFEKEINQVLLEQKNELTLANKDQIALQFTPEVQALENSITTLQTQIDTKETELNELYAIFINEAEGTAGTKLLGKGPVYKEKRDKHDAALAELQELKTTNKEKIATNEAQIAQLKTDYETQVATTQPIIDGFDGLMARVNALNQLPWLPSLFIFLLFLAIETSPIIAKLLSTKGEYDFKFENEEHKIRTWTTQQVHQEKRMLEADTLLNDKVYKDIAEEEEIYAYKKKMARELMKKQQDTFYTKQTKIL; from the coding sequence ATGTTAAAACAATTTTTCATTATCTGCTCTGGCGCAGATACCAATATTTTAAAAGATTGCTCTAATGGAGAGCAAAACAAATACGCAGGAATTGGAGCTACTGTATTCTTTACTGCAATCATGGCATTTACAGCTTCTAGTTATGCGCTTTTTACGGTTTTCGATAATCTATATACGGCTATATTTTTCGGACTTATTTGGGGATTACTCATTTTTAATTTAGACCGTTTTATTGTTTCTACCATAAAAAAAAGAGATCGTTTTATGGATGAATTTATCCAAGCTTCTCCAAGAATAATATTGGCTATTATTATAGCAATAGTTATCTCTAAACCCTTAGAATTAAAGATTTTTGAAAAGGAAATTAATCAAGTCCTTTTAGAACAAAAAAACGAATTAACACTTGCTAACAAAGATCAAATAGCCTTACAATTTACCCCAGAAGTCCAAGCTTTAGAAAACAGCATTACCACTTTGCAAACCCAAATAGACACCAAAGAAACCGAATTAAACGAATTGTACGCCATCTTTATTAACGAAGCAGAAGGAACTGCAGGAACCAAACTTTTAGGCAAAGGTCCTGTGTACAAAGAAAAACGAGATAAACACGATGCTGCTTTAGCCGAATTACAAGAATTAAAAACCACAAACAAAGAAAAAATTGCAACTAACGAAGCACAAATAGCACAGCTTAAAACAGATTACGAAACACAAGTGGCAACTACACAACCTATTATTGATGGCTTTGATGGTTTAATGGCTAGAGTAAATGCATTAAATCAATTGCCTTGGCTACCAAGTCTATTCATATTCTTATTGTTTTTAGCAATTGAAACTTCTCCTATTATCGCAAAATTACTATCAACAAAAGGAGAATACGACTTTAAGTTTGAAAACGAAGAACATAAAATTAGAACCTGGACCACACAACAAGTGCATCAAGAAAAAAGAATGCTGGAAGCAGATACTTTATTAAATGATAAAGTATACAAAGACATTGCGGAAGAAGAAGAAATCTACGCTTACAAAAAGAAAATGGCTCGTGAACTAATGAAAAAACAACAAGATACTTTTTATACCAAACAGACTAAAATATTATAA
- a CDS encoding anti-sigma factor antagonist, which yields MALEITNSLNTFKVTGVLNKTNVKKFQIYFQDIFSTTNELVINIDELKSIDREGVSAFENIYKQSLKAHKPFFITGIGSKEIFDDITTIDAA from the coding sequence ATGGCACTAGAAATCACAAATTCACTAAATACGTTTAAAGTAACAGGAGTTCTTAATAAAACAAACGTAAAAAAATTTCAAATTTATTTCCAAGATATTTTTAGCACAACGAATGAGTTGGTTATTAATATTGACGAGCTTAAAAGTATAGATCGAGAAGGTGTTTCCGCTTTCGAGAACATCTACAAACAATCCTTAAAAGCACATAAACCTTTTTTTATTACTGGTATAGGAAGCAAAGAAATATTCGATGATATAACAACTATCGATGCAGCCTAA
- a CDS encoding Xaa-Pro peptidase family protein has product MIGIGGSTIEAELKAIKPTAHLVQPIQKEEFQQRMDKACILMQEQNVPALYLHAGTNLFYFTGMKWSASERMVGALLFPNGKLIYIAPEFEKGTIFDFMLIEGDVKGWEEHESPYQLFTTLLKENGVDSGAIAMDEATPFFVFDGIRSCQDSYTLVSAKAITAGCRMIKSEAEIAIMQHAMNITLEVHKAVARILYVGISAKEVTDFINEAHIKYGATSGSYFCIVLFGVDSSFPHGVKTPKDLEENEVVLVDTGCMLHDYISDITRTYVFGKANEEQTHIWNIEKETQQAAFDAAQLGNTCADVDNASRVVLESHGLGPDYKLPGLPHRTGHGIGLGIHEWPYIVRNDKTVLRAGMTFSDEPMICVPDKFGIRLEDHIYMTNDGPKWFTKPMHSIDNPFGI; this is encoded by the coding sequence ATGATAGGAATAGGAGGATCCACAATAGAAGCAGAATTAAAGGCTATAAAACCAACAGCACATTTAGTACAGCCCATTCAAAAAGAAGAGTTTCAACAACGAATGGATAAAGCTTGTATACTTATGCAAGAGCAAAATGTTCCAGCGTTGTATTTACATGCAGGTACCAATTTATTCTATTTTACAGGAATGAAATGGAGTGCAAGTGAGCGTATGGTTGGTGCTTTATTATTTCCAAACGGGAAGCTTATTTATATTGCTCCCGAATTTGAAAAAGGAACGATTTTCGATTTCATGCTAATAGAAGGAGATGTTAAAGGTTGGGAAGAACACGAATCTCCTTACCAATTATTCACAACACTTTTAAAAGAAAACGGTGTAGATTCTGGAGCTATTGCTATGGATGAGGCAACACCATTTTTTGTTTTTGATGGCATTAGAAGCTGTCAGGATTCTTATACTTTAGTAAGTGCGAAAGCTATTACTGCAGGGTGTAGAATGATTAAATCGGAAGCAGAGATTGCTATTATGCAACATGCTATGAATATCACTTTAGAAGTGCATAAAGCAGTAGCTAGAATTTTATACGTAGGAATTTCAGCCAAAGAAGTCACCGATTTTATTAACGAAGCACATATAAAATACGGAGCGACTTCAGGATCTTATTTCTGTATCGTTTTGTTTGGTGTAGATTCGTCTTTTCCGCATGGCGTAAAAACACCGAAAGATTTAGAAGAAAACGAAGTGGTTTTAGTCGATACAGGTTGTATGCTACATGATTATATTTCAGATATTACAAGAACCTATGTTTTTGGGAAAGCAAATGAAGAGCAAACGCATATCTGGAACATTGAAAAAGAAACACAACAAGCTGCTTTTGATGCTGCGCAATTAGGAAATACGTGTGCTGATGTGGATAACGCATCTAGAGTGGTTCTAGAATCTCACGGATTAGGACCAGATTATAAATTACCAGGATTGCCACATCGAACAGGACATGGTATCGGATTAGGAATTCATGAATGGCCATATATTGTTAGAAACGACAAAACGGTTTTAAGAGCAGGAATGACCTTTAGTGATGAGCCAATGATTTGTGTTCCAGATAAATTCGGAATCCGATTAGAAGACCATATTTACATGACAAATGATGGTCCGAAATGGTTTACAAAACCAATGCATAGTATTGATAATCCATTTGGGATTTAA
- a CDS encoding BlaI/MecI/CopY family transcriptional regulator → MQLSKTEEDLMNHIWKLEKAFMKDLLEAYPEPKPANTTVATLLKRMTDKGFIAYTLFGNSREYYPLVKKKDYFSKHVNGLIKNFFNDSSSQFASFFTKETNLSKKELEDLRAIIDLEIKNK, encoded by the coding sequence ATGCAATTATCCAAAACAGAAGAAGATTTAATGAATCATATCTGGAAATTAGAAAAGGCTTTTATGAAAGATTTACTAGAAGCATATCCAGAACCTAAACCAGCAAATACAACGGTTGCGACGCTTTTAAAACGCATGACAGACAAAGGATTTATTGCGTACACTCTTTTTGGTAATTCACGGGAATATTATCCTTTAGTAAAGAAAAAAGATTATTTCTCTAAACATGTAAACGGATTAATAAAGAACTTTTTTAACGATAGCAGTTCGCAATTTGCTTCTTTTTTTACAAAAGAAACCAATCTATCTAAAAAAGAATTAGAAGATTTAAGAGCTATAATAGATCTAGAAATAAAAAACAAATAG
- a CDS encoding S28 family serine protease, whose protein sequence is MKNIRSYFIISLVLLFISCKTSQVTDKVPSEIAIEISNFEKLASIKNVVSIEKHNPVSHFDENYEIWFQQPIDHNDLSKGTFKQRVFLGFEDKNKPVIVELRGYGIGSERAGELADHYQANQLTIEHRYFNNSRPENIDWNTLTIENAAKDQENIITGIKNAIYPDAKFVSTGISKGCQTTMAHRRYFPKNVDASVCYVGPLNYQREDPRVYSFLKNVGTKEEREKITAFQKLCFENRSALLEMMKNIGEEKGMTWEFGVDKAIDYTILEYSFAFWQWGTPIASIPTENPSIENIYNHLIDVVGYGFFDEEAVADLQPYFWAALTEQGIYGYETAPFKAYLNTEEIYKFDWAFPEGISKNYNLKPMQEIKSFIDTSAEDMLFIYGEYDSWSATAVELTEDASQREVYKFVNPKGSHTTRIKSFNPETKNRIYTIIDGWLKE, encoded by the coding sequence ATGAAAAATATTAGATCTTACTTTATAATATCTCTAGTCCTATTATTTATTAGTTGTAAAACTTCTCAAGTTACTGATAAAGTTCCTTCTGAAATTGCTATTGAAATTTCTAATTTTGAGAAACTAGCTTCCATAAAAAATGTGGTAAGTATTGAAAAACACAATCCAGTAAGTCACTTTGATGAAAATTACGAAATATGGTTTCAGCAACCAATAGATCATAATGATTTATCTAAAGGTACATTTAAACAACGTGTCTTTTTAGGTTTTGAAGATAAAAACAAACCCGTTATTGTAGAACTTCGTGGTTATGGAATAGGTTCTGAAAGAGCTGGAGAATTAGCTGATCATTACCAAGCGAATCAATTAACTATTGAACATCGTTACTTTAATAATTCGCGTCCTGAAAATATAGACTGGAACACGTTAACCATTGAAAACGCAGCGAAAGACCAAGAAAATATAATTACAGGAATAAAAAATGCGATATATCCTGACGCAAAATTTGTCTCTACAGGAATTTCTAAAGGCTGTCAAACTACGATGGCACACCGCAGATATTTTCCAAAAAATGTAGACGCAAGTGTATGTTATGTTGGCCCGTTAAATTACCAAAGAGAAGATCCTAGAGTATATTCGTTTTTAAAGAATGTAGGTACTAAAGAAGAACGCGAAAAGATTACAGCCTTTCAAAAATTATGCTTTGAAAATAGAAGTGCCCTTTTAGAAATGATGAAAAATATTGGAGAAGAAAAAGGCATGACTTGGGAGTTTGGTGTAGACAAAGCTATAGATTATACGATTCTAGAATACTCGTTTGCTTTTTGGCAATGGGGAACTCCCATAGCTAGTATTCCTACTGAAAATCCAAGCATCGAAAACATCTACAACCATTTAATAGACGTTGTTGGTTATGGCTTTTTTGACGAAGAAGCTGTTGCCGATTTACAACCTTATTTTTGGGCTGCTTTAACAGAACAAGGAATTTACGGGTATGAAACGGCTCCTTTTAAAGCCTATTTAAACACCGAAGAAATTTATAAATTTGATTGGGCTTTTCCGGAAGGCATTTCAAAAAACTACAACCTGAAACCGATGCAAGAAATTAAATCTTTTATAGATACTTCTGCAGAAGACATGTTGTTTATTTATGGTGAATATGATTCTTGGAGTGCAACTGCTGTGGAACTTACGGAAGATGCTTCACAAAGAGAAGTTTATAAATTTGTAAACCCAAAAGGAAGTCACACTACAAGAATCAAAAGTTTTAACCCGGAAACCAAAAACAGAATTTATACTATTATTGATGGTTGGCTAAAAGAATAA
- a CDS encoding M28 family peptidase has product MKKNHLVLLCVLLISSFVKGQTIAEVIQQMDLDSLQLTLREFTGEQPTIINGNEVAIANRVHSNNELAADYLYQKLDRLDNITVSNQLIDGEAGRRNIIGTQLGKTNPDNIYIICAHYDSVAGYCADDNASGTATVLEIARILSTQCLDNTIVYALWDEEEIGLKGAQYYANQAAANNDNILGVLNIDMMGYDGNNDNNFDIDVRDVANSLTMKDDIISILNTPEYGFTLTVNVVNPGTSSSDHSKFWNKDYSAVLVGESWETNDETPFYHSSNDRYSTLNFPYYHELSKLIMGYMVTKAGLINIDNTVSQNANTLTANQNGASYQWVNYATNTNIAGATNQSYTPIINGNYVVEISSGACVERSMPITVTSLGMETFSDSDILLYPNPVKTNLMVEIPASSDAVVLELYDITGKKILDKTSSGTKTVLDLSALSNGVYFLKIRTNNKYKISKIVKD; this is encoded by the coding sequence ATGAAAAAAAATCACCTTGTCCTTTTGTGTGTACTACTTATTTCTTCTTTTGTAAAGGGGCAAACTATTGCAGAAGTAATACAGCAAATGGATTTAGATTCTTTACAACTTACCTTAAGAGAGTTTACAGGAGAACAGCCTACTATCATTAACGGAAACGAGGTGGCTATAGCCAATAGAGTTCATTCTAATAATGAATTGGCTGCAGATTATTTATACCAGAAATTAGATCGATTAGATAATATTACGGTAAGCAACCAGCTAATTGATGGTGAGGCGGGAAGGCGAAACATCATCGGGACTCAATTAGGTAAAACCAATCCGGATAACATATATATTATTTGTGCACATTACGATTCTGTAGCAGGTTATTGTGCCGATGATAATGCATCTGGAACAGCTACAGTTTTAGAGATAGCAAGAATTTTATCTACCCAATGCCTAGATAATACTATTGTGTATGCACTTTGGGATGAAGAGGAAATAGGTCTGAAAGGAGCACAATATTATGCCAATCAAGCGGCTGCAAATAATGACAATATTTTAGGTGTTTTAAATATTGATATGATGGGTTATGATGGAAATAATGATAATAATTTTGATATTGATGTTAGAGATGTTGCAAACTCTTTAACTATGAAAGATGATATCATTTCTATTTTGAATACGCCGGAATACGGATTTACATTAACGGTAAACGTGGTAAATCCGGGGACTAGTTCTAGTGATCATTCTAAATTTTGGAATAAAGACTATTCTGCTGTTTTGGTTGGAGAGTCTTGGGAAACGAATGATGAAACGCCTTTTTATCATAGTTCAAATGATAGATATAGCACTTTAAATTTTCCATATTACCATGAGCTTTCTAAATTGATTATGGGATATATGGTAACCAAAGCTGGACTTATAAATATAGATAATACCGTTAGTCAGAATGCAAATACTTTAACCGCTAATCAAAACGGCGCGTCTTATCAATGGGTGAATTATGCTACCAACACGAATATTGCAGGAGCAACAAACCAAAGTTATACACCAATAATTAATGGTAATTACGTTGTAGAAATTAGTTCTGGTGCTTGTGTTGAAAGGAGTATGCCTATTACTGTTACTTCTTTGGGAATGGAAACGTTTAGCGATAGTGATATTTTGTTATATCCTAATCCGGTGAAAACGAATTTGATGGTAGAAATACCTGCTAGTTCGGATGCAGTAGTTTTGGAGTTATATGATATCACAGGAAAAAAGATACTAGATAAAACATCTTCGGGAACGAAGACTGTATTAGATTTAAGTGCTTTAAGTAATGGCGTTTATTTCTTAAAA
- a CDS encoding DUF4440 domain-containing protein translates to MKKIILLLCFINVSICTSQTIVKEDQEAIIAVMKLQEKAWSNNDLEGFMQGYWKSDSLKFYGSNGLTKGWQQTLDNYKKGYPTKEHAGTLTFTIKDISKISDGNYWVMGTYYLKRKVGDANGVFMIIFKKINGEWKIIADTSC, encoded by the coding sequence ATGAAAAAAATCATCCTATTACTTTGTTTCATTAATGTTAGCATTTGCACTTCTCAAACCATCGTAAAAGAAGATCAGGAAGCCATTATAGCTGTTATGAAACTACAAGAAAAAGCTTGGTCTAATAATGACTTGGAAGGTTTTATGCAAGGCTATTGGAAAAGTGATTCTTTAAAATTTTATGGTAGCAACGGACTAACAAAAGGATGGCAACAAACACTAGATAACTACAAAAAAGGATATCCTACAAAAGAACATGCTGGTACTTTAACCTTTACAATAAAGGATATTTCAAAAATTAGTGATGGGAATTATTGGGTTATGGGAACATACTATTTAAAAAGAAAAGTAGGTGATGCAAATGGTGTTTTTATGATTATATTTAAAAAAATAAATGGGGAATGGAAAATTATCGCAGATACTTCTTGCTAA
- a CDS encoding ornithine cyclodeaminase family protein — protein sequence MKNILQIDGDFIEQNTVFTELIQEIKQSFSDKSIMVPMRHHHDFPNPTVKKDATLLLMPAWHPDKNAGVKIVTVHPENGQFNLPAIQGIYIYLDAIKGNIKAILEAKSLTAKRTAAASALASVYLSKQNSSSMLMIGSGALSANLIQAHASVRPIKTVYIWGRNFEKAKEIASNLKNENFTVQAIQTIEEKISDVDIISSATLSTTPLILGKYLKKGQHIDLVGAYKVDMREADDETIEKASVYVDTYGGLKESGDMVTPLKNGILKEEDIKGDLFSLTSNSTKGRQNDNEITVFKSVGHGIEDLAAANYYYNKFTKE from the coding sequence ATGAAAAACATACTACAAATCGATGGAGATTTTATAGAACAAAACACTGTTTTTACAGAATTGATTCAAGAAATAAAACAATCCTTTTCTGATAAAAGTATTATGGTACCTATGCGTCACCACCATGATTTCCCAAATCCTACAGTTAAAAAAGACGCTACGCTTTTATTAATGCCTGCATGGCATCCGGATAAAAATGCAGGAGTAAAAATAGTTACAGTGCATCCTGAAAACGGACAATTCAATTTACCTGCTATTCAAGGAATCTATATTTATTTAGATGCTATTAAAGGAAACATTAAGGCTATATTAGAAGCTAAAAGTTTAACTGCTAAACGCACAGCTGCAGCTTCGGCTTTGGCATCCGTTTACTTATCTAAACAAAATTCTAGCAGTATGCTCATGATTGGATCAGGCGCTTTGTCGGCAAATCTAATTCAAGCACACGCTTCCGTGAGACCTATAAAAACAGTGTATATTTGGGGAAGAAATTTTGAAAAAGCGAAAGAGATTGCTTCCAATTTAAAAAATGAAAATTTTACCGTTCAGGCAATCCAAACGATCGAAGAAAAAATATCGGATGTAGATATTATTTCCTCCGCTACACTTTCTACAACACCATTGATTTTAGGGAAATATTTAAAAAAAGGCCAACATATCGATTTAGTTGGTGCTTATAAAGTGGACATGCGGGAAGCCGATGACGAAACCATAGAAAAGGCTTCCGTTTACGTAGATACTTATGGCGGATTAAAAGAAAGTGGCGACATGGTTACTCCCCTTAAAAATGGAATCCTTAAAGAGGAAGATATAAAAGGGGATTTATTCAGTTTAACTTCTAATTCAACAAAAGGCAGACAGAACGATAATGAAATAACTGTTTTTAAATCTGTTGGCCACGGTATAGAAGATTTAGCTGCCGCTAATTATTACTATAATAAATTCACAAAGGAATAA
- a CDS encoding STAS domain-containing protein, translated as MKLKITNSNNIYKVQGNLIKMNIPIFKNELKDVFNQADTIVLNLQELTNIDNQGVVAIAQLHNEALSKNKKLSIVGLENGQLSNPFKPHQVA; from the coding sequence ATGAAACTTAAAATTACAAATAGTAACAATATATATAAGGTACAAGGAAACCTTATAAAGATGAATATACCCATTTTTAAAAACGAATTAAAAGATGTTTTTAATCAGGCAGATACAATTGTGTTAAACCTACAAGAGTTAACTAATATTGATAATCAAGGCGTCGTTGCAATTGCTCAATTGCATAACGAAGCACTTTCTAAAAACAAAAAACTTTCTATAGTTGGCCTAGAAAATGGCCAGCTATCTAATCCTTTTAAACCGCATCAAGTAGCTTAA